In Pieris napi chromosome 2, ilPieNapi1.2, whole genome shotgun sequence, the following proteins share a genomic window:
- the LOC125057238 gene encoding excitatory amino acid transporter 3 gives MPLQIRRAGVVSFLRENLLTLLTIIGVVAGTLLGWGLRATGYEWTRREVMYFQYPGELFLRMLKCLIVPLLVSSIVSAIGSLDLSLSGKVGLRAIIYYMTTTFCAVVLGIALVTTIKPGQDPDSLPATTKVISKDTLTADSILDLIRNVFPENIVEATIASYRTKLTYDVNDTRAIKGQLETYKIENYYQKGSNVLGLVAFSIVLGITLGKMGEKSRPLQNFFHTLSEAMMIITGWVIWLSPLGVFFLVTAKIMEIESFSDLVGRLGLYFMTVLLGLFLHGFGTLSILFVLATKKLPCRYIAKMGQVMATAFGTASSSATMPITIGCCDDMGLDPRITRFVIPIGATINMDGTALYEAVAAIFIAQLRKIDMSFGKIVAVSITATAASIGAAGIPQAGLVTMVMVLDTVGLPAEDISLIFAVDWLLDRFRTTINVVCDALGAIIVASLSQADIEKCRAQTEREGPGHELSDLEKGEH, from the exons ATGCCGCTCCAGATAAGAAGAGCGGGCGTGGTCTCCTTCCTCCGGGAGAACCTTCTTACGTTACTGACAATCATTGGAGTTGTGGCTGGAACTCTTCTCGGTTGGGGATTGAGAGCTACTGGGTATGAATGGACACGACGAGAGGTTATGTACTTCCAATACCCTGGAGAGCTGTTTCTCAGGATGCTGAAATGCCTGATTGTGCCTCTGCTAGTTTCATCGATTGTGTCTGCTATCGGGTCGTTGGATCTTAGCCTGTCGGGCAA AGTTGGTCTGCGGGCGATCATCTACTACATGACAACGACATTCTGCGCAGTGGTGCTGGGAATAGCGCTCGTCACCACGATCAAACCTGGCCAAGACCCTGATTCTTTACCTGCTACCACGAAAGTCATTTCCAAGGATACACTGACGGCTGACAGTATTCTTGATTTAATACG AAACGTTTTCCCCGAAAACATAGTTGAAGCTACCATTGCCTCATATCGCACGAAGCTCACCTACGATGTGAATGACACGAGAGCTATCAAAG gTCAACTGGAAACCTACAAAATAGAGAATTACTACCAGAAGGGCAGTAATGTCTTAGGTCTGGTGGCGTTCAGTATAGTGCTGGGCATCACTCTTGGTAAAATGGGAGAGAAGAGTCGACCGCTGCAAAATTTCTTCCACACCCTCTCAGAGGCCATGATGATAATTACCGGATGGGTTATTTG GCTCTCACCCCTCGGAGTATTCTTCCTTGTGACAGCGAAGATCATGGAAATCGAGTCATTCTCTGACCTCGTGGGGAGACTTGGTCTCTACTTTATGACGGTTTTACTGGGTCTCTTCCTTCACGGTTTTGGGACTTTGAGTATTCTCTTTGTGCTAGCTACAAAGAAGCTGCCTTGCAGATATATTGCGAAGATGGGACAAGTTATGGCCACTGCGTTTGGAACTGCATCAAG TTCAGCAACAATGCCAATAACGATAGGCTGCTGTGATGATATGGGTCTGGACCCGCGCATCACACGCTTCGTGATCCCTATCGGAGCCACCATTAACATGGATGGCACGGCGCTATATGAGGCCGTCGCTGCAATATTTATCGCACAACTTAGGAAAATCGATATGTCATTCGGCAAGATTGTGGCCGTCAG taTAACGGCAACAGCGGCTAGTATAGGCGCGGCTGGAATCCCGCAGGCTGGCCTCGTTACCATGGTGATGGTGTTGGATACCGTTGGCCTTCCAGCTGAAGACATCTCTCTTATTTTTGCAGTTGATTGGCTatt AGATCGATTCCGAACAACAATCAACGTGGTGTGCGACGCTTTGGGCGCTATTATTGTAGCGTCACTATCTCAAGCAGACATAGAAAAATGTCGTGCGCAAACCGAAAGGGAAGGACCCGGGCACGAGCTCAGCGATCTTGAAAAGGGCGAACATTAA
- the LOC125061643 gene encoding zinc finger protein 239-like isoform X2 yields the protein MKLCNKFIEDKKESVLQLTQGESKAEPKNNEILNISKAERQHQCSTCGKFMSSRYRLRTHLVTHTKERPFPCNQCDKSFSLSETLNVHKRTHTGEKPFHCGTCGKGFAHSAGLIAHNRKHTGQLPYQCHLCPKRFRTIGHLQYHICKHTGTRNFDCDTCGRAFITRQDLKQHLISHGGEKPHVCCVCGLRLSRASNLRRHIKLAHSEDSSLLFDKSSGIHPESSIK from the exons ATGAAGCTTTGCAACAAATTTATAGAGGATAAGAAAGAATCTGTTCTACAACTTACACAAGGTGAATCAAAAGCAGAGCCAAAAAACAAtgagattttaaatatttcaaaagctGAAAGGCAACATCAATGTTCCACATGTGGAAAATTCATGTCCTCTAG ATATAGGCTCAGAACTCATTTAGTTACACACACCAAAGAACGCCCGTTCCCATGTAATCAGTGTGATAAAAGCTTTTCACTATCAGAAACCTTGAATGTGCATAAAAGGACACACACA GGTGAAAAACCATTTCACTGTGGAACTTGTGGTAAGGGTTTTGCCCATTCAGCTGGCCTGATAGCTCATAACCGAAAGCATACTGGTCAGTTACCTTACCAGTGTCATCTTTGCCCTAAGCGGTTCAGAACTATAGGCCATTTGCAATATCATATttg TAAACATACAGGAACACGAAATTTTGATTGTGATACATGTGGGCGTGCCTTTATCACCCGTCAAGATTTAAAGCAACATCTAATCTCGCATGGTGGTGAGAAACCTCATGTCTGCTGTGTTTGTGGATTGCGTCTGAGTCGCGCctcgaacctacgacgtcACATAAAACTAGCACATTCTGAAGATTCTTCTTTGTTATTTGATAAAAGCAGTGGGATACATCCAGAATCATCCATAAAGTGA
- the LOC125061643 gene encoding zinc finger protein 239-like isoform X1: protein MNVTPLHFGSICRICLRGSKTYSFKSLFENLQNGTISSKLLAIANISSDKMDEFSKLICLKCTKRLNKCIEFIELCQQSEKKFKELNSMKLCNKFIEDKKESVLQLTQGESKAEPKNNEILNISKAERQHQCSTCGKFMSSRYRLRTHLVTHTKERPFPCNQCDKSFSLSETLNVHKRTHTGEKPFHCGTCGKGFAHSAGLIAHNRKHTGQLPYQCHLCPKRFRTIGHLQYHICKHTGTRNFDCDTCGRAFITRQDLKQHLISHGGEKPHVCCVCGLRLSRASNLRRHIKLAHSEDSSLLFDKSSGIHPESSIK from the exons ATGAACGTAACCCCTCTACATTTTGGAAGTATATGCCGAATCTGTCTGCGAGGCAGCAAAACTtattcttttaaaagtttgtttgAAAATCTACAGAATGGTACCATAAGCTCAAAGTTACTAGCAATAGCAAACATAAGC AGCGATAAAATGGATGAGTTTTCAAaacttatttgtttaaaatgtacCAAACGATTGAATAAATGCATTGAATTTATAGAATTATGTCAACAgtcagaaaagaagtttaAAGAACTAAATTCTATGAAGCTTTGCAACAAATTTATAGAGGATAAGAAAGAATCTGTTCTACAACTTACACAAGGTGAATCAAAAGCAGAGCCAAAAAACAAtgagattttaaatatttcaaaagctGAAAGGCAACATCAATGTTCCACATGTGGAAAATTCATGTCCTCTAG ATATAGGCTCAGAACTCATTTAGTTACACACACCAAAGAACGCCCGTTCCCATGTAATCAGTGTGATAAAAGCTTTTCACTATCAGAAACCTTGAATGTGCATAAAAGGACACACACA GGTGAAAAACCATTTCACTGTGGAACTTGTGGTAAGGGTTTTGCCCATTCAGCTGGCCTGATAGCTCATAACCGAAAGCATACTGGTCAGTTACCTTACCAGTGTCATCTTTGCCCTAAGCGGTTCAGAACTATAGGCCATTTGCAATATCATATttg TAAACATACAGGAACACGAAATTTTGATTGTGATACATGTGGGCGTGCCTTTATCACCCGTCAAGATTTAAAGCAACATCTAATCTCGCATGGTGGTGAGAAACCTCATGTCTGCTGTGTTTGTGGATTGCGTCTGAGTCGCGCctcgaacctacgacgtcACATAAAACTAGCACATTCTGAAGATTCTTCTTTGTTATTTGATAAAAGCAGTGGGATACATCCAGAATCATCCATAAAGTGA
- the LOC125061657 gene encoding cyclin-dependent kinases regulatory subunit — protein sequence MVNMSARDIYYSEKYYDDDHEYRHVVLPKEMVKLIPKNHLMSEDEWRSIGVQQSHGWVHYMTHQPEPHILLFRRKKPQTQNK from the exons ATGGTCAACATGTCTGCTCGAGACATTTACTATTCGGAGAAATATTATGACGACGATCACGAATACAG GCATGTGGTGTTACCAAAGGAGATGGTAAAACTTATTCCGAAAAACCACTTAATGAGTGAGGATGAGTGGCGTAGTATTGGTGTGCAACAAAGCCACGGATGGGTACACTATATGACACATCAACCAG aaCCTCATATTCTACTGTTTCGAAGAAAGAAGCCTCAAACGCAGaacaagtaa
- the LOC125062256 gene encoding uncharacterized protein LOC125062256 has translation MSTGKLWGEFEDDEPNEAVLQSVNFNPIIELGMQNIPEIPISVKSSPVELPKANLITHTIQLHAYARQLSAILEQTENAVFEGARLDALSLPNPPPIPDMEMEHLASPPINFLPKEYCDFSLGKGAVILPFTPECHRRALKQCAAISIGHIGVATCTNTALNAVADSLDTYLTNLCKLMRTVTDRQASGIKSGFPDIISKVLADLNVGNLHDFYENRVVRYHSKIKKKCDNLRSQCEALTIGDIAPQLKLEEVPELHFPAALDSAFTPSLEPGFQMLHNLEQEQLQGLDLLDTVSTEDIKVESVEFSQPETKLPLSPSAKKKRK, from the coding sequence ATGTCAACAGGAAAACTTTGGGGTGAATTTGAAGACGATGAGCCCAATGAGGCAGTACTGCAAAGTGTTAACTTTAATCCAATTATTGAACTTGGGATGCAAAATATTCCGGAAATTCCCATCAGTGTAAAGTCTTCTCCCGTCGAACTACCGAAAGCTAATCTTATAACCCACACAATTCAACTTCATGCCTATGCTAGACAATTGTCGGCTATTTTAGAACAAACTGAAAATGCAGTATTTGAAGGAGCAAGATTAGATGCATTAAGCTTGCCTAATCCTCCTCCAATTCCAGATATGGAAATGGAGCATTTGGCTTCTCCTCCTATAAATTTTCTTCCTAAAGAGTATTGTGATTTCTCACTTGGTAAAGGTGCAGTAATTCTACCCTTTACTCCTGAATGTCACAGAAGAGCTTTAAAGCAATGTGCAGCTATAAGTATTGGGCATATTGGAGTTGCTACATGCACTAACACAGCTCTTAATGCTGTAGCAGATTCTTTGGATACCTATTTAACAAACCTGTGTAAATTAATGAGAACTGTCACTGACAGACAAGCAAGTGGTATTAAATCAGGGTTCCCAGACATAATATCAAAAGTATTGGCAGATTTAAATGTTGGAAATCTTCATGATTTTTATGAGAATCGTGTAGTAAGATACCAtagcaaaattaaaaagaaatgtgATAATTTACGGTCACAGTGTGAAGCACTAACAATTGGAGATATAGCACCACAGTTAAAACTTGAAGAAGTGCCAGAGCTGCATTTCCCTGCCGCCTTAGACAGTGCATTCACTCCTTCATTGGAACCTGGTTTTCAAATGTTGCACAATTTGGAACAAGAACAGTTACAAGGTCTAGATTTATTAGATACAGTATCAACTGAAGACATTAAAGTTGAGTCTGTGGAGTTCTCACAACCAGAAACCAAATTGCCTCTGTCTCCTAGTGctaagaaaaaaagaaaataa
- the LOC125061614 gene encoding glutathione S-transferase 1-like produces MKNGLLGRHTTNVTYSRLSPKSEINMVLKLYHYPLSSPSRGAFMSIKAIDVPVEIIHIDLLKKEQFSESFVKVNPQHCIPTIDDDGFVLWESKAIACYLAEKHERHDLYPMNLKHRALVNQRMYYDSSMLYPRIRAINYPILFQGVKEIKKPLIDDLNNQLGFLNQYLNESKWVAGDQMTLADIAIAASISTLAAIDWDFTDFPNINRWFKNCESIPGFAENKEGARVFGNAVKKNLEQ; encoded by the exons ATGAAAAATGGG TTACTTGGTAGACACACCACAAACGTTACGTACTCA CGTCTTAGTCCTAAAAGCGAAATAAACATGGTGCTAAAACTTTATCACTATCCATTGAGTTCTCCGTCAAGAGGAGCTTTTATGTCAATTAAAGCTATAGATGTACCGGTAGAAATTATTCATATTGATTTATTGAAAAAGGAGCAATTCAGTGAGAGTTTTGTAAAAGTTAACCCTCAGCACTGCATACCGACTATTGACGACGACGGTTTCGTGTTATGGGAAAGTAAAGCAATTGCCTGTTATTTGGCAGAAAAACATGAACGACATGATTTATATCCAATGAATCTGAAGCATCGTGCTCTTGTAAATCAGAGAATGTATTATGATAGCTCCATGTTGTACCCCCGTATAAGGGCGATAAAT tACCCCATTCTATTTCAAGGTGTTAAAGAAATTAAGAAGCCATTAATAGATGATCTAAATAACCAACTAGGATTTTTAAACCAGTACCTCAATGAGAGTAAATGGGTTGCAGGCGACCAAATGACGCTTGCTGATATAGCAATTGCTGCATCTATATCAACTCTTGCA GCTATTGATTGGGATTTTACTGACTTTCCCAACATTAATAGATGGTTCAAAAATTGTGAATCAATTCCTGGCTTTGCAGAGAACAAGGAGGGTGCTAGGGTATTTGGGAATGCTGTAAAAAAGAATTTGGAGCAATAA
- the LOC125061623 gene encoding glutathione S-transferase 1-like, which translates to MGLKLYHYSVSGPSRAAYMTIKAIGIEVEVVIVDLMKQEQLKEHFLQINPQHCVPTIDDDGFVLWESKAIACYLAEKHGRDDLYPKGLKHRALVNQRLYFDSATFLPHIRAIMHPILFQNVKEIKKPLKDNLNVQLGFLNRFLSDSKWVAGNELTIADISLASSMATVMALDWDLSDFPNIDRWFKQCENIPGFEENLKGAKLYGDAVKRNLQL; encoded by the exons ATGGGGTTAAAACTGTATCATTATAGTGTCAGTGGCCCCTCCCGGGCAGCATACATGACCATTAAAGCTATTGGAATAGAAGTTGAAGTTGTAATAGTTGATTTAATGAAACAGGAACAACTTAAAGAACATTTTCTTCAGATTAACCCTCAGCACTGCGTACCGACTATTGATGATGATGGTTTTGTTTTATGGGAAAGTAAGGCGATTGCCTGCTATTTGGCCGAGAAGCATGGAAGAGATGATCTCTATCCAAAAGGTTTAAAGCACCGTGCGCTTGTGAATCAAAGATTGTATTTTGATAGTGCTACTTTTCTACCACATATACGTGCTATTATG CATCCCATCTTATTCCAAaatgtaaaagaaataaagaagccattaaaagataatttaaatgttcaaCTTGGATTTCTAAATCGCTTTCTGAGTGACAGTAAATGGGTGGCTGGCAATGAATTAACTATTGCAGACATATCTCTTGCTTCTTCTATGGCTACAGTTATG gcTCTTGATTGGGATTTGTCTGACTTTCCCAATATTGATAGATGGTTCAAGCAATGTGAAAATATACCTGGATTTGAAGAAAATTTGAAAGGAGCAAAGCTTTATGGTGATGCTGTCAAAAGAAACCTACAACTGTAG
- the LOC125061631 gene encoding methyltransferase N6AMT1-like isoform X1, with protein METPHQEHINKDDFQHVYEPAEDSFLLIDALEKELNFLKAFNPFSCLEIGSGSGVVITALGMALPNSLYFCTDVNFKACLMSKSTALHNRVGLECVNMNLAMCFLNKMFDIVIFNPPYVVTGSEECMSNGIEASWAGGYKGREVIDKLLDLIPKILTDQGIFYLLLIEENIPEEVKQIMLNKGYKSKLIIKRRVKNENQLVLKFYK; from the coding sequence ATGGAAACTCCACACCAAGAGCATATTAATAAAGATGATTTTCAACATGTCTATGAACCAGCTGAGGACAGTTTTCTCCTTATAGATGCTTTGGAGAAagaattaaactttttaaaagcatttaacCCCTTTTCATGCCTAGAAATAGGGTCTGGAAGTGGTGTTGTCATAACAGCCCTGGGCATGGCATTACCAAATTCCTtatacttttgcacagatgtTAATTTCAAAGCCTGCTTAATGTCTAAAAGTACTGCTCTTCACAATAGGGTTGGTCTGGAGTGTGTTAATATGAACCTAGCTATgtgttttctaaataaaatgtttgataTTGTTATCTTCAATCCCCCTTATGTTGTGACTGGCTCGGAGGAGTGTATGAGCAATGGTATTGAAGCAAGCTGGGCTGGAGGTTACAAAGGAAGGGAGGTGATAGATAAATTATTGGATTTAATACCAAAGATATTAACAGACCAGGGTATTTTCTACCTTTTGCTCATTGAAGAAAACATTCCAGAAGAAgttaaacaaattatgttaaataaaggctataaatcaaaactaattataaagaGACGGGTTAAAAATGAGAACCAATTAGtcctaaaattttataaataa
- the LOC125061631 gene encoding SNAPIN protein homolog isoform X2 yields MDDTESTTTSADENTGNLCDNPTRDTLAEGLLGLLKPTVDQLDDRVRATRIAQLELKQQIESLNEKLEKVREALVNHPNLDPYVKKLIACKHKVTVVLNVLQASQDRLNEIRQMINKNKAVIQPEQSEPVQSTSTIISSQGSIN; encoded by the exons ATGGATGATACCGAGAGTACTACAACTTCTGCTGATGAAAATACAGGCAATTTGTGTGACAATCCAACAAGAGACACTCTTGCTGAAGGACTTTTAGGACTTTTGAAACCAACTGTAGATCAACTGGATGATAGAGTACGAGCCACAAG AATTGCTCAATTAGAACTGAAACAGCAGATTGAGTCACTTAATGAGAAATTGGAGAAGGTACGAGAAGCTTTAGTCAATCATCCAAATTTGGATCCTTATGTGAAAAAACTTATTGCATGCAAGCACAAAGTTActgttgttttaaatgttttacaagCTTCACAG gacagattaaatgaaataagacAAATGATCAATAAGAATAAGGCTGTTATACAACCAGAACAATCGGAGCCAGTACAAAGCACCAGTACCATAATCTCAAGTCAAGGTAGCATCAACTAA
- the LOC125061568 gene encoding leucine-rich repeat-containing protein 49, with translation MPITYNRGNVRKLAFRSRGRSAHSFDVTAPKVEHSDEGDGRFLQIKPAIADPRASLQRSNTTLSSNHYIHRGDGNEETISLQAVGEGKVQLSRTQQEKDRLPDRISLDRRGLSSIPHIVGEPGLRLLSLQHNLINSLSGLIPLDLGKLVFLDVYDNQIDKINSLERLFSLRVLLMGKNRIKRIEGLSNLLKLEVLDLHGNRITKVGGLSNLTELKVLNLAGNQIKFIGQSDLQGLLALRELNLKRNRLKKLQGFHFTPKLQKLYLSNNDLQSVEDVSSLAEATTLIEVSLDSNPVALGGDCTPFLVSYLPNLVSLSNLHVTDQVRSAAMAWRNNKEAGHAAYCALSGSAQQAARRDQVINNARTNWELLRTENKCFLSPTSPVKHTESESDICDGKTPDEKHTVETKVMPDVIVCAQPANESRNIADMSKTTQNDIKAKALATRMQRSNTARKPSERRVNFSDRSASQDTDASHSTSTSSDLRLPPILLPIISSLENVKLADSNEPILKRWESISSVEPVIDSSFSSLPSTSTDSEEETQQRRLRRTPTVKRREKFSSMRSKSVCDPESRRIKNTKNIDNDNASNISSSTAVGSVASEHKIKRQGSLNTKTNNRNIRSATVSRRSERASSAQRASTGRVKSGKSLASLKSTEPIPKVMPTTKDREQGVDYLVEVNDGIVSAWGTGAVRRLAREWDWEKAQTVTKAAFHYVHFNAVAQCLPELKAKFPNVSHISVRATGLQCLGQLHSLAELRGLTSLTVLPEGNPICVKTWREYAIYRLAHWGLKEINEEQVTEEEMKSANKTYSGLSDLVLRALPDDPLQPLLSRLGRSGNSVTTAKAWLRSADPALRDVIAKEALQYRKGSVSQDDMSWRVRGRKQLSQAIEVSCGAAQRLRILELQWPTIFNDMIEEILNDFADMDTHVKEKMRSLAETLH, from the exons ATGCCAATCACATATAATCGCGGAAAT GTAAGAAAACTTGCTTTTAGATCAAGAGGAAGGTCTGCACACTCCTTTGATGTAACTGCTCCCAAAGTCGAGCACAGTGACGAAGGAGATGGGCGGTTTCTACAAATTAAGCCTGCGATAGCCGATCCTCGTGCCTCTTTACAACGGTCTAACACTACTCTATCGAG TAATCATTATATTCATAGAGGAGATGGCAATGAGGAAACCATCAGTTTGCAGGCAGTGGGCGAAGGAAAGGTGCAACTTTCTAGAACTCAACAGGAAAAAGATCGTCTGCCTGATAGAATAAGTTTAGATAG GAGAGGTTTATCATCAATACCACATATAGTAGGGGAACCCGGGCTGAGATTACTGTCACTGCAgcacaatttaattaacagtTTATCTGGCTTAATACCTCTTGATCTCGGGAAATTAGTGTTCTTAGATGTGTATGATAATCAAATTGATAAGATTAACTCATTAGAACGACTTTTTAGCCTAAGGGTGCTTTTAATGGGTAAAAACAG gatCAAAAGAATAGAAGGCTTATCAAACCTTTTGAAACTAGAAGTGCTAGACTTGCACGGTAATAGAATAACGAAAGTCGGGGGGCTATCTAACTTGACCGAACTGAAAGTGCTCAATTTGGCTGGAAaccaaataaaattcattggGCAGAGCGACCTTCAGGGACTTTTAGCTTTAAGAGAACTGAATCTTAAGAGGAACAGGTTGAAAAAGTTACAAGGATTTCATTTTACGCCGAAACTacaaaagctttatttaaGTAACAATGATTTGCAAAG TGTGGAGGACGTCTCTTCACTTGCTGAAGCAACAACGTTGATCGAAGTATCATTGGATAGTAATCCAGTTGCCTTAGGAGGAGACTGTACACCATTTTTAGTATCATACCTCCCGAATTTAGTATCATTATCAAATCTGCACGTTACCGATCAA GTTCGAAGTGCGGCGATGGCATGGCGTAATAACAAAGAAGCTGGTCATGCAGCGTATTGCGCTCTCAGTGGATCAGCTCAACAGGCAGCTCGAAGAGATCAGGTTATCAACAACGCTAGAACCAACTGGGAACTTTTAAG GAcagaaaataaatgcttcCTGAGCCCAACCAGTCCTGTAAAACATACTGAGTCTGAAAGTGATATATGTGACGGTAAAACTCCAGATGAAAAACACACTGTTGAAACTAAAGTAATGCCAGATGTGATAGTGTGTGCGCAACCAGCTAATGAATCTAGGAATATTGCTGATATGAGCAAGACAACACAAAATGATATAAAGGCTAAAGCACTGGCAACCAGGATGCAAAGAAGCAATACTGCTCGAAAGCCTTCAGAAAGGCGAGTAAATTTTTCAGACCGTAGTGCCTCTCAGGACACAGATGCTTCACACTCTACATCCACCAGCAGTGACCTACGACTACCGCCAATATTATTGCCAATAATTTCGTCTTTGGAAAATGTTAAACTTGCTGACAGTAACGAACCCATTCTGAAACGGTGGGAGAGCATCTCAAGCGTAGAACCTGTAATTGATTCATCATTCAGTTCACTACCTTCAACATCAACAGACAGTGAAGAGGAAACGCAACAGAGGAGACTAAGGCGGACTCCAACAGTGAAAAGACGAGAAAAATTCAGTTCGATGCGTTCAAAGTCTGTATGTGATCCAGAGAGtagaagaataaaaaatacgaaAAATATAGACAACGACAATGCGAGCAATATATCCAGTAGTACAGCAGTAGGGTCTGTTGCAAGTGAACATAAAATCAAACGACAGGGTTCcttaaatactaaaacaaataatagaaatataagaAGTGCAACAGTATCACGAAGGAGTGAAAGAGCTTCATCCGCACAACGTGCTTCCACAGGAAGAGTGAAATCTGGGAAAAGCTTGGCCAGTTTAAAGTCGACTGAGCCTATTCCCAAAGTAATGCCTACAACTAAAGACCGCGAACAAGGAGTGGACTACTTGGTAGAAGTAAACGATGGAATTGTAAGTGCATGGGGAACAGGGGCAGTCCGACGATTGGCACGCGAATGGGATTGGGAGAAAGCGCAGACAGTAACGAAAGCTGCATTTCACTACGTTCATTTTAACGCTGTTGCCCAATGTTTGCCAGAGTTAAAGGCCAA ATTTCCCAATGTTTCTCACATATCGGTACGCGCAACTGGTCTTCAGTGTTTAGGACAGTTGCATTCTTTAGCTGAACTACGAGGACTCACAAGCTTGACGGTTCTTCCCGAAGGGAATCCTATTTGCGTGAAAACCTGGCGTGAATACGCAATTTATAGATTAGCACACTGGGGTCTTAAAGAGATAAATGAAGAGCAG GTAACTGAAGAAGAAATGAAATCtgcaaataaaacttatagtGGGTTAAGTgatttggtccttcgagccctACCCGATGACCCATTACAGCCACTTTTATCTCGGCTTGGAAGAAGTGGGAATAGCGTAACGACTGCTAAAGCTTGGTTAAGATCTGCTGACCCAGCATTGCGAGACGTTATTGCGAAGGAAGCCTTACAGTACAGGAAGGGAAGTGTATCTCAG GATGACATGAGTTGGCGCGTTCGTGGTCGAAAGCAACTTTCGCAAGCCATTGAAGTTTCGTGTGGAGCTGCCCAGCGTTTGCGCATCTTAGAATTGCAATGGCCGACAATATTCAACGATATGATcgaagaaattttaaatgattttgccGATATGGATACGCATGTCAAGGAAAAAATGCGTTCACTCGCAGAGACACTGCATTAA